From Halorubrum salinarum, the proteins below share one genomic window:
- a CDS encoding V-type ATP synthase subunit E has translation MSLETVVEDVEDEARARAEEIREQAEAEADEVIDEAEADADRIREERLEAVESQIDQEREQTLSSAKLEAKQERLGARRDVLEDVHDEVEAAIADLDGDDRRDLTEALLDATLAEFDDDEDVAVYTRAEDVELLEELVADRNAEVDGEVDCLGGVVAESDTSRVRVNNTFDSILESVWDDELKNISERLFDQ, from the coding sequence ATGAGTTTGGAAACCGTCGTTGAGGACGTTGAAGATGAGGCCCGCGCGCGTGCGGAGGAGATCCGAGAACAGGCCGAGGCGGAGGCCGACGAGGTCATCGACGAGGCGGAGGCCGACGCGGACCGCATCCGCGAGGAGCGGCTCGAAGCGGTCGAGAGCCAGATCGACCAGGAGCGCGAACAGACGCTCTCGTCGGCGAAGCTCGAGGCCAAACAGGAGCGGCTGGGCGCCCGCCGCGACGTCTTGGAGGACGTCCACGACGAGGTCGAGGCGGCGATAGCCGACCTCGACGGCGACGACCGCCGCGACCTCACGGAGGCCTTACTCGACGCGACCCTCGCGGAGTTCGACGACGACGAGGACGTCGCCGTCTACACCCGCGCCGAGGACGTCGAGCTGCTCGAAGAGCTCGTGGCGGACCGCAACGCCGAGGTCGACGGCGAGGTCGACTGCCTCGGCGGCGTCGTCGCGGAGAGCGACACCTCCCGCGTTCGCGTGAACAACACGTTCGACTCGATCCTGGAGTCCGTCTGGGACGACGAGTTGAAGAACATCTCGGAGCGGCTGTTCGACCAATGA
- a CDS encoding V-type ATP synthase subunit I produces MSRVSVTGSKRVIDDVIEAAYAHHSLHVTDYDDRYEGFEPGTSLDGAETVNERLVTVRSLESILDVDEDDAEVARSLDDDELVAELERVRERVNELNDERDELQAAIRDCQEEIDRMEPFAELGIDLEYLRGYDSVEVVVGEAKPDAVEAALADADSIDVFDVFVGGDVLAIVARPTDPDAEGVVQDALVGVDIALLDVPDADASPEEYVAELEAEQADLRDELAGVERQLESVKEEAAGFLLRAEEQLTIEAEKKEAPLSFATTENAFVAEGWVPTETYPDFEAAIVDAVGDHVEVEELERASFTPDGDHHAEPVDDESGGAEGASAADADRETETAVATDGGHAAHGSDDPPVVQDNGSAAGPFELLVQAFGRPKYSEFDPTLLVFLTFPAMFGFMIGDVGYGVLYAAIGFFMYSNYEGAFRELGSVAMWAGGFTILFGIYFGIDLFGYHAYQLLGIHWPVAGKGLSPADLNWGLSFLVVSVVFGIVHLNVGHVLSFVSTAQQHDLKHAVYEAGSWLLILNGAWIWIFSQHVPGPKPDFLFEAVSILTFGAVSFSGFPVVVGIAGAVGALLGIVLLGIGEPPELAEFLSPIVNVISYARIMAVLLAKGGMALAVNLLAFGAYIDDGGDGSFHFIFSADYLAKVQETADYELVFAGITTAFDPASIGLVGIVALVGGILVAVVGHVVVLLLGVTSAGIQAVRLEYVEFFGNFYEGGGRAYLPFGRDRKYTRDD; encoded by the coding sequence ATGAGCCGGGTGTCGGTGACGGGCTCGAAGCGCGTCATCGACGACGTCATCGAGGCGGCGTACGCCCACCACTCCCTGCACGTCACGGACTACGACGACCGGTACGAGGGGTTCGAGCCCGGGACGTCGCTCGACGGCGCGGAGACCGTCAACGAGCGCCTCGTCACGGTCCGGTCGCTCGAGAGCATCCTCGACGTCGACGAGGACGACGCCGAGGTCGCCCGGTCGCTCGACGACGACGAGCTCGTCGCCGAGCTCGAACGGGTCCGCGAGCGGGTCAACGAGCTCAACGACGAGCGCGACGAGCTCCAGGCCGCGATCCGCGACTGCCAGGAGGAGATCGACCGGATGGAGCCGTTCGCCGAGCTCGGGATCGACCTCGAGTACCTGCGCGGCTACGACTCGGTCGAGGTCGTCGTCGGCGAGGCCAAGCCCGACGCGGTCGAGGCCGCGCTCGCCGACGCCGACTCGATCGACGTCTTCGACGTGTTCGTCGGCGGCGACGTGCTCGCCATCGTCGCGCGGCCGACGGACCCCGACGCCGAGGGCGTCGTTCAGGACGCGCTCGTCGGCGTCGACATCGCGCTGCTCGACGTGCCGGACGCCGACGCCAGCCCGGAGGAGTACGTCGCGGAGCTGGAGGCCGAGCAGGCCGACCTCCGCGACGAGCTCGCCGGCGTCGAGCGCCAGCTCGAATCGGTGAAAGAGGAGGCGGCGGGCTTCCTGCTGCGCGCGGAAGAGCAGCTCACCATCGAGGCCGAGAAGAAGGAGGCGCCGCTCTCGTTCGCGACCACCGAGAACGCCTTCGTCGCGGAGGGGTGGGTGCCGACCGAGACGTACCCCGACTTCGAGGCGGCGATCGTCGACGCGGTCGGCGACCACGTCGAGGTCGAGGAGCTCGAACGCGCCTCGTTCACCCCCGACGGCGACCACCACGCCGAGCCGGTCGACGACGAGTCGGGCGGCGCCGAGGGCGCGAGCGCCGCTGACGCGGACCGCGAGACGGAGACGGCGGTCGCCACCGACGGCGGCCACGCGGCGCACGGCTCCGACGACCCGCCGGTCGTCCAAGACAACGGCAGCGCGGCCGGCCCGTTCGAACTCCTCGTTCAGGCGTTCGGGCGGCCGAAGTACTCGGAGTTCGACCCGACGCTCCTCGTCTTCCTCACGTTCCCGGCGATGTTCGGGTTCATGATCGGCGACGTCGGGTACGGAGTCCTCTACGCCGCCATCGGGTTCTTCATGTACTCGAACTACGAGGGGGCGTTCCGCGAGCTCGGCTCCGTCGCGATGTGGGCCGGCGGCTTCACGATACTGTTCGGGATCTACTTCGGGATCGACCTGTTCGGCTACCACGCCTACCAGCTGCTCGGCATCCACTGGCCGGTCGCCGGGAAGGGGCTCTCGCCCGCCGACCTCAACTGGGGGCTGTCCTTCCTCGTCGTGAGCGTGGTGTTCGGGATCGTCCACCTGAACGTCGGTCACGTGCTCTCGTTCGTGAGCACCGCCCAGCAGCACGACCTCAAACACGCCGTGTACGAGGCCGGCTCGTGGCTGCTGATCCTCAACGGCGCGTGGATCTGGATCTTCAGCCAGCACGTGCCCGGTCCGAAGCCCGACTTCCTGTTCGAGGCGGTCTCGATCCTGACGTTCGGCGCGGTCTCGTTCAGCGGGTTCCCGGTCGTCGTCGGCATCGCCGGCGCCGTCGGCGCCCTGCTCGGGATCGTGCTGCTCGGCATCGGCGAGCCGCCGGAGCTCGCGGAGTTCCTCTCGCCGATCGTCAACGTCATCTCGTACGCCCGGATCATGGCCGTCCTGCTCGCGAAGGGCGGGATGGCGCTCGCGGTCAACCTGCTCGCGTTCGGCGCCTACATCGACGACGGCGGCGACGGGAGCTTCCACTTCATCTTCAGCGCGGACTACCTCGCCAAGGTGCAAGAGACCGCGGACTACGAGCTCGTGTTCGCGGGGATCACCACGGCGTTCGACCCGGCCTCGATCGGTCTGGTCGGGATCGTCGCCTTGGTGGGCGGGATCCTCGTGGCCGTCGTCGGCCACGTCGTCGTCCTCCTGCTCGGGGTCACGTCCGCCGGCATTCAGGCGGTCCGCCTCGAGTACGTGGAGTTCTTCGGGAACTTCTACGAGGGCGGCGGCCGCGCGTACCTCCCGTTCGGCCGCGACCGGAAGTACACCCGCGACGACTGA
- a CDS encoding ATP synthase subunit A, giving the protein MSKADTTDAETDSGVIQSVSGPVVTARDLNARMNDVVYVGDEGLMGEVIEIEGDLTTVQVYEETSGVGPGEPVENTGEPLSVDLGPGMLDAIYDGVQRPLDVLEGKMGSPYLDRGVDAPGIDLEEEWEFEPEVEAGDVVEPGDIVGIVEETVTIDHKVMVPPDYEGGEVVAAESGSFDVTETVVELDNGEEISMHQEWPVREARPANDKKTPRTPLVSGQRILDGLFPIAKGGTAAIPGPFGSGKTVTQHQLAKYADADIIVYVGCGERGNEMTEVIEDFPELEDPANGNPLMARTSLIANTSNMPVAARESCIYTGITIAEYYRDMGYDVALMADSTSRWAEAMREISSRLEEMPGEEGYPAYLAARLAQFYERAGYFENINGTEGSVSAIGAVSPPGGDFSEPVTQNTLRIVKTFWALDADLAERRHFPSINWNESYSLYKDQLDPWFEDEVADDWAERRQWAVDVLDEETELQEIVQLVGKDALPDDQQLTLEVARYLREAYLQQNAFHPVDTFCPPEKTYLMLTTIQTFNDEAFDALDAGVPVEEIIDIDSAPRINRIGVQEDYEEYVEDLKAEITEELRSLY; this is encoded by the coding sequence ATGAGCAAAGCAGACACAACCGACGCCGAGACAGACAGCGGCGTCATTCAGAGCGTGAGCGGTCCGGTCGTGACCGCCCGCGATCTCAACGCCCGCATGAACGACGTCGTCTACGTCGGCGACGAAGGGCTCATGGGGGAAGTGATCGAGATCGAGGGCGACCTCACGACCGTTCAGGTGTACGAGGAGACCTCCGGCGTCGGCCCCGGCGAACCCGTCGAGAACACGGGCGAGCCGCTGTCGGTCGACCTCGGCCCGGGGATGCTGGACGCCATCTACGACGGCGTTCAGCGCCCCCTGGACGTGCTGGAGGGCAAGATGGGCAGTCCGTACCTCGACCGCGGGGTCGACGCGCCCGGTATCGACCTCGAGGAGGAGTGGGAGTTCGAGCCCGAGGTCGAGGCAGGCGACGTCGTCGAGCCCGGCGACATCGTCGGGATCGTCGAGGAGACGGTCACCATCGACCACAAGGTCATGGTGCCGCCGGACTACGAGGGCGGCGAGGTCGTCGCTGCCGAGTCCGGGAGCTTCGACGTGACCGAGACGGTCGTCGAGCTGGACAACGGCGAGGAGATCTCGATGCACCAGGAGTGGCCGGTGCGCGAGGCCCGCCCCGCCAACGACAAGAAGACGCCTCGGACGCCGCTGGTGTCCGGCCAGCGCATCCTCGACGGCCTGTTCCCCATCGCGAAGGGCGGGACGGCCGCCATCCCCGGGCCGTTCGGCTCCGGGAAGACGGTCACCCAGCACCAGCTCGCGAAGTACGCCGACGCGGACATCATCGTCTACGTCGGCTGCGGCGAGCGCGGCAACGAGATGACCGAAGTCATCGAGGACTTCCCCGAGCTGGAGGACCCGGCCAACGGCAACCCGCTGATGGCCCGCACCTCGCTCATCGCGAACACCTCGAACATGCCCGTCGCGGCGCGTGAGTCCTGTATCTACACGGGGATAACGATCGCCGAGTACTACCGCGACATGGGGTACGACGTGGCGCTGATGGCCGACTCCACCTCGCGGTGGGCGGAGGCCATGCGCGAGATCTCCTCCCGGCTGGAGGAGATGCCCGGCGAGGAGGGGTACCCCGCGTACCTCGCCGCCCGCCTGGCGCAGTTCTACGAGCGCGCCGGCTACTTCGAGAACATCAACGGGACGGAGGGCTCCGTCTCGGCGATCGGCGCGGTGTCGCCGCCCGGCGGCGACTTCTCCGAGCCGGTCACCCAGAACACGCTGCGTATCGTGAAGACGTTCTGGGCGCTCGACGCGGACCTGGCGGAGCGGCGCCACTTCCCGTCGATCAACTGGAACGAGTCCTACTCGCTGTACAAAGACCAGCTCGACCCCTGGTTCGAAGACGAGGTCGCCGACGACTGGGCCGAGCGGCGCCAGTGGGCGGTCGACGTGCTCGACGAGGAGACGGAGCTGCAAGAGATCGTCCAGCTCGTCGGGAAGGACGCCCTGCCCGACGACCAGCAGCTCACTCTGGAGGTCGCGCGCTACCTGCGCGAGGCCTACCTCCAGCAGAACGCGTTCCACCCGGTCGACACGTTCTGTCCGCCGGAGAAGACGTACCTCATGCTGACGACGATCCAGACGTTCAACGACGAGGCGTTCGACGCGCTCGACGCCGGCGTCCCGGTCGAGGAGATCATCGACATCGACTCGGCCCCGCGGATTAACCGTATCGGCGTCCAAGAGGACTACGAGGAGTACGTCGAGGATCTCAAAGCGGAGATCACCGAGGAGCTCCGGAGCCTCTACTGA
- a CDS encoding transcriptional regulator: protein MSRTALIGNVTAMLEDAGFLVSDRCAVRPKSFDVAARRDEDLLLLKILGNVDALDAETGAEMRRLGEYLRGTPMVIGIRTRDEELKPGVVYFRHGVPVINPDTAYDLFVEGMPPLIYAAPGGLYVSLDGDLLADEREERGWSLGRLANELGVSRRTVSKYEDGMNASIEVAIQLEELFDQPFSSPVDVLDGADEVRDSEPTPSAPEADPDDEHVLHVLTSAGFTVHPTARAPFKAVSEDEDSPATRVLTGHSAFTAAAEKRARIMSSIGEVARTRSVYFTEEDEKRESVDGTALVSCEELAEVTDPEEIRELIRDRARAPSEA from the coding sequence ATGTCCCGGACTGCGCTCATCGGGAACGTCACCGCGATGCTGGAGGACGCAGGGTTCCTCGTCAGCGACCGGTGTGCGGTCCGGCCCAAGAGCTTCGACGTGGCGGCCCGCCGCGACGAGGACCTCCTCCTGTTGAAGATCCTCGGCAACGTCGACGCGCTCGACGCGGAGACCGGCGCGGAGATGCGCCGGCTCGGCGAGTACCTCAGAGGGACGCCGATGGTCATCGGGATCCGCACCCGCGACGAGGAGCTGAAGCCCGGCGTCGTCTACTTCCGACACGGCGTGCCGGTGATCAACCCCGACACCGCCTACGACCTGTTCGTCGAGGGGATGCCGCCGCTCATCTACGCCGCCCCCGGCGGCCTGTACGTCAGCCTCGACGGCGACCTGCTGGCCGACGAGCGCGAGGAGCGCGGCTGGTCGCTCGGCCGGCTCGCGAACGAGCTGGGCGTCTCCCGGCGCACCGTCTCGAAGTACGAGGACGGGATGAACGCCTCCATCGAGGTGGCGATCCAGCTGGAGGAGCTGTTCGACCAGCCGTTCTCCAGCCCGGTGGACGTGCTCGACGGCGCGGACGAGGTCCGCGACTCGGAGCCGACCCCCTCCGCGCCCGAGGCTGACCCCGACGACGAGCACGTCCTCCACGTGCTCACGAGCGCGGGCTTCACCGTCCACCCGACCGCTCGCGCCCCGTTCAAGGCCGTCTCGGAGGACGAGGACAGCCCGGCGACGCGCGTGCTCACCGGCCACTCGGCGTTCACCGCCGCGGCCGAGAAGCGCGCCCGGATCATGTCCTCCATCGGCGAGGTGGCCCGGACCCGCTCGGTGTACTTCACGGAGGAGGACGAGAAGCGCGAGTCGGTCGACGGCACCGCCCTCGTCTCCTGCGAGGAGCTCGCCGAGGTCACCGACCCCGAGGAGATCCGCGAGCTGATCCGCGACCGCGCCCGCGCCCCCTCCGAGGCCTGA
- a CDS encoding V-type ATP synthase subunit C — MSAAGSSNPEYVVARVRARRGSLYGDEEYRKLTRMGPAEIARFMEESSYGEEVNALGSRHGGVDLIEYALNRNLAEQFDAILDWSEGPLYDLIARYLRKFDAWNVKTVIRGVYTDADQSAVEADLIRAGEFDDRRVRRLLEADSIDGVIEVLEDTIYGEPLREAFAEYEETGVLVPLENAVDRAFYERLLSGLGGDEPTRQYEAFLKAEVDFRNATNALRLARSGADIDPAAYFIEGGDLFTRSSLARLAQNLDELVEYIGDSQYGDELGPALRELEEADSLIAFEHAIDGALLAYGDRLGTIHPVSVTPVISYILAKERETENIRAIARGKEAGLSPEEIESELVIT; from the coding sequence ATGAGCGCCGCCGGTAGCTCGAACCCCGAGTACGTCGTCGCGCGGGTTCGTGCCCGCCGCGGCAGCCTCTACGGGGACGAGGAGTACCGCAAGCTGACCCGGATGGGGCCGGCCGAGATCGCCCGGTTCATGGAGGAGTCGAGCTACGGCGAGGAGGTCAACGCGCTCGGCAGCCGCCACGGCGGCGTGGACCTGATCGAGTACGCGCTGAACCGGAACCTCGCCGAGCAGTTCGACGCCATCCTCGACTGGAGCGAGGGGCCGCTGTACGACCTCATCGCCCGCTACCTCCGGAAGTTCGACGCCTGGAACGTGAAGACGGTCATCCGCGGCGTCTACACCGACGCGGACCAGTCGGCCGTCGAGGCCGACCTGATCCGCGCCGGCGAGTTCGACGACCGGCGCGTCCGTCGGCTGCTGGAGGCGGACTCGATCGACGGCGTGATCGAGGTCCTCGAAGACACGATCTACGGCGAGCCGCTGCGCGAGGCGTTCGCCGAGTACGAGGAGACGGGCGTGCTGGTGCCCTTGGAGAACGCGGTCGACCGCGCGTTCTACGAGCGGCTCCTCTCCGGGCTCGGCGGCGACGAGCCGACCCGGCAGTACGAGGCGTTCCTCAAGGCGGAGGTCGACTTCCGGAACGCGACGAACGCGCTCCGGCTCGCCCGCTCGGGCGCGGACATCGACCCCGCGGCGTACTTCATCGAGGGCGGCGACCTGTTCACCCGCTCGTCGCTCGCGCGGCTGGCGCAGAACCTCGACGAGCTAGTCGAGTACATCGGCGACAGCCAGTACGGCGACGAGCTCGGGCCCGCGCTGCGCGAGCTCGAGGAGGCGGACAGCCTCATCGCGTTCGAGCACGCCATCGACGGCGCGCTGTTGGCGTACGGCGACCGCCTCGGCACGATCCACCCGGTGTCGGTCACCCCGGTGATCTCCTACATCCTCGCGAAGGAGCGCGAGACGGAGAACATCCGGGCGATCGCCCGCGGGAAGGAGGCCGGCCTCTCGCCCGAGGAGATCGAATCGGAGCTGGTGATAACATGA
- a CDS encoding V-type ATP synthase subunit F, producing MSQEIAVVGSPEFTTGFRLAGVRAFENVPDDEKDERLDDAVERTLDDDDVGIIVMHDDDLDHLSRGTREAVEGSIEPVLVTLGGSGAGSGGLRDQIKRAIGIDLMEEDD from the coding sequence ATGAGCCAGGAGATAGCGGTCGTCGGCAGCCCGGAGTTCACGACCGGATTCCGCCTCGCCGGCGTCCGAGCGTTCGAGAACGTGCCGGACGACGAGAAGGACGAGCGGCTCGACGACGCCGTCGAGCGGACGCTCGACGACGACGACGTCGGCATCATCGTGATGCACGACGACGACCTCGACCACCTCTCGCGGGGGACCCGCGAGGCCGTCGAGGGGAGCATCGAGCCGGTCCTCGTGACGCTCGGCGGCTCCGGCGCCGGCAGCGGCGGGCTGCGCGACCAGATCAAACGCGCCATCGGCATCGACCTGATGGAGGAAGACGACTAA
- a CDS encoding V-type ATP synthase subunit B: MKEYQTITEISGPLVYAEVDEAIGYDEIVEIETAQGETLRGQVLESSEDVVAIQVFEGTSGIDRDASVRFLGETMKMPVTEDLLGRVLDGSGRPIDDGPEIVPEERQDIVGAAINPYSREYPEEFIETGVSAIDGMNTLVRGQKLPIFSSSGQPHSELAMQIARQASVPEEEEGDDEEGSEFAVIFGAMGITQEEANEFMEDFERTGALERSVVFMNLADDPAVERTVTPRMVLTTAEYLAFEKDYHVLVILTDMTNYCEALREIGAAREEVPGRRGYPGYMYTDLAQLYERAGRIKGREGSVTQIPILTMPGDDDTHPIPDLTGYITEGQIYVDPDLNSQGLQPPINVLPSLSRLMDDGIGEGLTRADHADVKDQMFAAYAEGEDLRDLVNIVGREALSELDNKYLDFADAFESEFIDQGFDENRDIDETLSIGWDLLSMLPKDALNRIDEEFIEEHYREDESEREVLEAAD, encoded by the coding sequence ATGAAAGAGTATCAAACCATCACCGAGATCAGCGGTCCCCTCGTGTACGCCGAGGTCGACGAGGCGATCGGCTACGACGAGATCGTCGAGATCGAGACGGCACAGGGGGAGACGCTGCGCGGACAGGTGCTCGAATCCTCGGAGGACGTGGTCGCCATCCAGGTCTTCGAGGGCACCTCAGGCATCGACCGAGACGCGTCCGTCCGCTTCCTGGGCGAGACGATGAAGATGCCCGTCACCGAGGACCTCCTCGGGCGGGTGCTCGACGGCTCCGGCCGCCCGATCGACGACGGCCCGGAGATCGTTCCCGAGGAGCGCCAGGACATCGTCGGCGCGGCGATCAACCCGTACTCCCGGGAGTACCCCGAGGAGTTCATCGAGACGGGCGTCTCCGCCATCGACGGCATGAACACCCTGGTCCGGGGGCAGAAGCTCCCGATCTTCTCCAGCTCCGGCCAGCCGCACAGCGAGCTCGCGATGCAGATCGCGCGGCAGGCCAGCGTGCCCGAAGAGGAGGAGGGCGACGACGAGGAGGGCTCCGAGTTCGCCGTCATCTTCGGCGCGATGGGGATCACCCAGGAGGAGGCCAACGAGTTCATGGAGGACTTCGAGCGCACCGGCGCGCTCGAACGCTCCGTCGTGTTCATGAACCTCGCGGACGACCCCGCCGTCGAGCGGACGGTCACGCCGCGGATGGTCCTGACGACGGCCGAGTACCTCGCCTTCGAGAAGGACTACCACGTCCTCGTCATCCTGACGGACATGACCAACTACTGCGAGGCGCTCCGCGAGATCGGGGCGGCCCGCGAGGAGGTGCCCGGCCGCCGCGGGTACCCCGGGTACATGTACACCGACCTGGCGCAGCTGTACGAGCGCGCCGGCCGGATCAAGGGCCGCGAGGGCTCGGTCACGCAGATCCCGATCCTCACGATGCCGGGCGACGACGACACCCACCCGATCCCGGACCTGACCGGGTACATCACGGAGGGGCAGATCTACGTCGACCCGGACCTCAACAGCCAGGGCCTCCAGCCGCCGATCAACGTCCTCCCCAGCCTGTCGCGGCTGATGGACGACGGCATCGGCGAGGGGCTCACCCGCGCCGACCACGCCGACGTGAAAGACCAGATGTTCGCGGCGTACGCGGAGGGCGAGGACCTCCGCGACCTCGTGAACATCGTCGGTCGCGAGGCGCTGTCGGAGCTGGACAACAAGTACCTCGACTTCGCGGACGCCTTCGAGTCCGAGTTCATCGACCAGGGCTTCGACGAGAACCGCGACATCGACGAGACGCTCTCGATCGGCTGGGACCTCCTCTCGATGCTGCCGAAGGACGCCCTCAACCGGATCGACGAGGAGTTCATCGAGGAGCACTACCGCGAGGACGAGTCCGAGCGCGAAGTCCTCGAAGCGGCCGACTGA
- the ahaH gene encoding ATP synthase archaeal subunit H yields the protein MARPEVLNSIKEAEREADEIIADAEADAEERLAEARERADEIRAEAEEEAEAEAQERLEAAREEIEERREEILESGRADRDELEREARDRVESAVEYAVEQFEAAVHDQAEEAVDAQA from the coding sequence ATGGCGAGACCAGAGGTGCTCAACTCGATCAAGGAGGCCGAACGGGAGGCGGACGAGATCATCGCTGACGCGGAAGCGGACGCCGAGGAGCGCCTCGCCGAAGCTCGAGAGCGCGCGGACGAGATCCGCGCCGAGGCCGAGGAGGAGGCGGAGGCCGAGGCCCAAGAGCGGCTCGAAGCGGCCCGAGAAGAGATCGAGGAGCGGCGCGAGGAGATCCTCGAATCGGGGCGTGCCGACCGCGACGAGCTCGAACGCGAGGCCCGCGACCGTGTGGAATCGGCCGTCGAATACGCCGTAGAACAGTTCGAGGCGGCGGTCCACGACCAGGCCGAGGAGGCGGTGGATGCTCAGGCCTGA
- the minD gene encoding cell division ATPase MinD: MATVYAVASAKGGVGKTTTTAALATILADSGADVVAIDADLGMANLAGAVGVTPGETTLHDALAGEADPEDAVREGPSGLRVVPGATDLDAYAAADPSGLRRVVEAFDDADYVFVDAGAGLSHDSTLPLAIADETLLVSTPERSALGDTEKTRQLTERLGGTVAGAAITRVTDDTDEVVTALLDVPVLGRIPDDEDVARAAAANRPLLAVAPDAPATRAYRDLARALTGAAVDGAGLDEPAAEAVGGTEAPAAEAEGEIDDEAEEAHETGDETEDGQPDAPDDDAVIVDDGPAADDEPDGGEGEVDEAEETGEPDEADGEDEDIIVADPDATGVAEPGDGDDIIVASESEATGPDAADDTDEAGDDAGDGGSEASDDDGGETTDEGTADDGDEPEESVDDGDGAAREGIDADREATESDEAGGPDAGDGSVSGGRAAAELEATGPEAATDEESDAIPDADETARGATAGRDAGGDGPEGGSGADSETDDDIDDELAGSIPFRDDDTGTMNTVLSEEDGESGTGADDEEGSADAGAESEPTADADDDEEKDGGFFSRLLGR, encoded by the coding sequence ATGGCAACGGTGTATGCGGTCGCGTCGGCGAAGGGTGGGGTCGGGAAGACCACCACGACGGCCGCGCTGGCGACGATCCTGGCGGACTCGGGCGCCGACGTCGTCGCGATCGACGCCGACCTCGGCATGGCGAACCTCGCGGGCGCCGTCGGGGTGACGCCCGGCGAGACCACCCTCCACGACGCCCTGGCCGGCGAGGCGGACCCGGAGGATGCGGTCCGCGAGGGGCCGTCCGGCCTCCGGGTCGTCCCGGGGGCGACCGATCTCGACGCGTACGCCGCCGCGGACCCGTCGGGGCTCCGCCGGGTCGTCGAGGCGTTCGACGACGCGGACTACGTGTTCGTCGACGCGGGCGCCGGGCTGTCCCACGACTCCACGCTCCCGCTCGCGATCGCCGACGAGACGCTGCTCGTCTCGACGCCGGAGCGGAGCGCCCTCGGCGACACCGAGAAGACGCGGCAGCTGACCGAGCGGCTCGGCGGGACCGTCGCCGGCGCCGCGATCACCCGCGTGACCGACGACACCGACGAGGTCGTCACCGCCCTGCTCGACGTCCCCGTCCTCGGCCGGATCCCGGACGACGAGGACGTGGCTCGGGCCGCGGCGGCGAACCGCCCGCTGCTGGCCGTCGCGCCCGACGCGCCGGCGACGCGCGCGTACCGCGACCTCGCCCGAGCGCTGACCGGCGCGGCCGTCGACGGGGCCGGGCTCGACGAGCCCGCGGCCGAGGCGGTCGGCGGCACCGAGGCGCCCGCAGCGGAAGCCGAGGGCGAGATCGATGACGAGGCCGAGGAAGCGCACGAGACGGGCGACGAGACCGAGGACGGACAGCCGGACGCGCCCGACGACGACGCGGTGATCGTCGACGACGGGCCGGCGGCCGACGACGAGCCCGACGGCGGCGAGGGCGAGGTCGACGAAGCGGAAGAGACCGGCGAGCCGGACGAGGCCGACGGGGAGGACGAGGACATCATCGTCGCGGATCCGGACGCGACCGGGGTGGCGGAGCCCGGCGACGGCGACGACATCATCGTCGCGAGCGAGAGCGAGGCGACGGGTCCGGACGCGGCCGACGACACCGACGAAGCCGGCGACGACGCGGGTGACGGCGGGAGCGAGGCCTCCGACGATGACGGAGGCGAGACGACCGACGAGGGAACAGCCGACGACGGCGACGAGCCGGAGGAGTCCGTCGACGACGGCGACGGGGCGGCTCGCGAGGGCATCGACGCCGACCGAGAGGCGACCGAGAGCGACGAGGCCGGCGGACCCGACGCCGGCGACGGGTCCGTGAGCGGCGGGAGAGCGGCCGCCGAGCTCGAGGCCACCGGCCCCGAGGCCGCGACGGACGAGGAGTCGGACGCGATCCCCGACGCGGACGAGACGGCGCGCGGGGCGACCGCCGGGCGCGACGCCGGCGGCGACGGGCCCGAGGGCGGTTCGGGCGCGGATTCGGAGACCGACGACGACATCGACGACGAGCTCGCGGGCAGCATCCCGTTCCGCGACGACGACACCGGGACGATGAACACCGTGCTGTCCGAGGAGGACGGCGAGAGCGGGACGGGCGCGGACGACGAGGAAGGCTCGGCGGACGCGGGCGCCGAGTCGGAGCCGACCGCGGACGCCGACGACGACGAGGAGAAGGACGGCGGCTTCTTCAGTCGACTACTCGGCCGGTGA